A stretch of the Haloarcula ordinaria genome encodes the following:
- a CDS encoding class I SAM-dependent methyltransferase gives MDERSRLGVRETYETIGEHFSKTREYAWPEVEAFVGTDRDVHTALDVGCGNGRHAVLLADVAARVIGIDASRALLTAARERVGHRADLVQGDASRLPLATDSVDLAVYVATLHHLPTERDRAASLDELARVLAPEGRALVSVWSTAHDRFDVDEDAPVGFDTTVDWTLPDGETVPRFYHIYAPAEFRTVLAESELWVVDFELSSGNCYAVVEPEGKRP, from the coding sequence ATGGACGAGCGGTCCCGCCTCGGCGTCAGAGAGACCTACGAGACCATTGGCGAGCACTTCTCGAAGACCCGCGAGTACGCCTGGCCCGAGGTCGAAGCGTTCGTCGGGACCGACAGGGACGTCCACACCGCGCTGGACGTCGGGTGTGGGAACGGACGACACGCAGTCCTGCTCGCCGACGTCGCCGCGAGAGTCATCGGTATCGACGCGAGTCGCGCGCTACTCACTGCGGCCCGGGAGCGGGTCGGTCACAGAGCCGACCTCGTTCAGGGCGACGCCTCGCGGCTCCCGCTTGCGACCGACAGCGTCGACCTCGCCGTCTACGTCGCGACGCTTCATCATCTCCCGACAGAGCGCGACAGAGCCGCTAGCCTGGACGAACTCGCTCGCGTGCTGGCCCCAGAGGGCCGGGCGCTCGTCAGCGTCTGGAGCACGGCCCACGACCGGTTCGACGTCGATGAAGACGCTCCCGTCGGATTCGATACGACCGTCGACTGGACGCTCCCCGACGGTGAGACTGTCCCGCGGTTCTACCACATCTATGCGCCCGCCGAGTTCCGTACCGTCTTAGCGGAGAGCGAGCTGTGGGTCGTCGACTTCGAGCTGTCGAGCGGGAACTGCTACGCTGTCGTCGAACCAGAAGGGAAACGCCCTTAA
- a CDS encoding redoxin domain-containing protein: MISTGDTAPDFTAPLSNGAVDQFTLSNAADDGPVVLAFFPGAFTTTCRHEMNTLQDRLDEFADAGVSVYGISIDTPFALNEFRDKLGLEFPLLSDTNRDIIDAYDISMDFESSGIRNLAKRAVFVVDEDRRVTYAWVSDDPGVEPDYDEVVAAVRDD, from the coding sequence ATGATTTCGACTGGCGACACTGCGCCCGATTTCACCGCCCCGCTGTCGAACGGTGCCGTTGACCAGTTCACGCTCTCGAACGCTGCAGACGACGGGCCGGTCGTCCTCGCGTTCTTCCCCGGCGCGTTCACGACGACGTGCAGGCACGAGATGAACACGCTCCAGGACCGCCTCGACGAGTTCGCCGATGCCGGCGTCTCGGTGTACGGTATCAGCATCGACACGCCGTTCGCGCTCAACGAGTTCCGCGACAAGCTCGGTCTGGAGTTTCCCCTCCTCAGCGACACGAACCGGGATATCATCGACGCCTACGACATCTCGATGGACTTCGAATCGAGCGGTATCCGGAACCTCGCGAAGCGGGCCGTCTTCGTCGTCGACGAGGACCGGAGGGTCACCTACGCCTGGGTGAGCGACGACCCCGGCGTCGAACCGGACTACGACGAGGTCGTCGCGGCCGTGCGCGACGACTGA
- a CDS encoding halocyanin domain-containing protein — protein MQTNLDRRTFLRSTAAVSVASVLAGCGGSGGDGGDGGGDGGDGDSDGSSDGGSGGDGGSGASSEVQEYLSDTSNFDGQVQDMTGQDEVSVTVGAEGNGGAFAFGPAAVSVSTGTTVVWEWNGEGGTHNVVDEDEAFDSGPAVAEEGTTFEQTFEESGTFLYQCTPHATLGMKGAIVVE, from the coding sequence ATGCAAACCAACCTGGATCGACGGACGTTCCTCCGTAGTACCGCCGCTGTCTCGGTCGCTTCGGTGCTCGCTGGCTGTGGCGGGTCCGGTGGTGACGGCGGGGACGGCGGCGGTGACGGCGGCGACGGCGACAGTGACGGGAGCAGCGACGGTGGTTCGGGTGGCGACGGCGGAAGCGGCGCCAGCAGCGAAGTCCAGGAGTACCTGAGCGACACCTCGAACTTCGACGGGCAGGTCCAGGACATGACCGGCCAGGACGAGGTGTCGGTCACCGTCGGCGCGGAGGGCAACGGCGGGGCCTTCGCCTTCGGACCCGCAGCCGTGTCGGTCTCGACCGGCACGACGGTGGTCTGGGAGTGGAACGGCGAGGGCGGCACGCACAACGTCGTCGACGAAGACGAAGCGTTCGACTCCGGACCCGCCGTCGCCGAGGAGGGGACGACGTTCGAACAGACGTTTGAGGAGTCCGGGACCTTCCTCTATCAGTGTACCCCCCACGCGACGCTGGGGATGAAAGGCGCCATCGTCGTCGAATAG
- a CDS encoding winged helix-turn-helix domain-containing protein, with translation MSREEQPDQQPIFDSLADRDCRRILATLDEPLPAKAVANACELPQTTTYRKLQQLCEAGLVDDRTELRSDGHHTTTYVRDCAGIFVTIEGDEQFDVDLFADRESPSERLARLWTRIGEEL, from the coding sequence GTGTCACGAGAGGAGCAGCCAGATCAGCAGCCGATATTCGACTCGCTCGCAGACCGCGACTGTCGCCGCATCCTCGCGACACTCGACGAGCCGTTGCCGGCGAAGGCCGTCGCGAACGCGTGTGAGTTGCCCCAGACCACCACGTACCGGAAACTCCAGCAGCTGTGCGAGGCCGGACTGGTGGACGACCGGACGGAACTGCGGTCCGACGGGCACCATACGACGACGTACGTCCGGGACTGCGCAGGTATCTTCGTCACGATCGAGGGCGACGAGCAGTTCGACGTCGACCTGTTCGCGGACCGCGAATCACCGTCCGAGCGCCTCGCACGCCTCTGGACCAGAATCGGTGAGGAACTATGA
- a CDS encoding tyrosine--tRNA ligase, whose product MDTAERLDLVTRHTQEVVTEDELTELLDDDPSAYIGYAPTGEMHIGHFTTMRKLADFLQAGVDVTVLIADLHAHLDDNKSPFDLLDARSEYYEVAIEAMIAAAGADPDDVEFVRGTEFQLDEEYTLEMYRMAAETTISRSQRAASEVVRESESPKLGGLLYPLMQTLDVKALDADIAYGGVDQRGIYMLSREILPDHGGQSPVCLFAPLLSGLSGGKMSASEAASKVNLTDSPEAVEEKIGQAYCPAGELEDNGVLEYLDHLVFPVLDERGEDFVVERPEEYGGDLVYEDYDAVEADFLSGELHPADLKPSAAAAISDVIDPVRERLADETDLLAEAYPETYGE is encoded by the coding sequence ATGGATACGGCCGAGCGACTCGACCTGGTGACGAGACACACACAGGAGGTCGTCACCGAAGACGAACTCACCGAACTGCTCGACGACGACCCGTCGGCCTACATCGGCTACGCGCCGACCGGCGAGATGCACATCGGCCACTTCACCACGATGCGCAAGCTTGCCGACTTCCTGCAGGCCGGCGTCGACGTGACCGTCCTCATCGCGGACCTCCACGCCCACCTCGACGACAACAAGAGCCCCTTCGACCTGCTCGACGCTCGCTCGGAGTACTACGAGGTCGCCATCGAGGCGATGATAGCCGCAGCCGGCGCCGACCCCGACGACGTCGAGTTCGTCCGCGGGACGGAGTTCCAGCTCGACGAGGAGTACACCCTTGAGATGTACCGGATGGCCGCGGAGACGACCATCTCTCGCTCCCAGCGTGCCGCCAGCGAGGTCGTCCGCGAGTCTGAGAGTCCGAAGCTCGGTGGACTCCTCTACCCGCTGATGCAGACCCTCGACGTGAAAGCACTCGACGCCGACATCGCTTACGGCGGTGTCGACCAGCGCGGCATCTACATGCTCTCGCGCGAGATTCTCCCCGACCACGGTGGGCAGTCGCCGGTCTGCCTGTTCGCGCCGCTCCTGTCGGGCCTCTCCGGCGGGAAGATGAGCGCCTCCGAGGCAGCCTCGAAGGTCAACCTCACGGACAGCCCCGAAGCAGTCGAGGAGAAGATCGGCCAAGCCTACTGTCCGGCCGGCGAACTCGAAGACAACGGCGTCCTCGAGTACCTCGACCACCTCGTCTTCCCGGTGCTCGACGAGCGTGGCGAAGACTTCGTCGTCGAACGGCCCGAAGAGTACGGCGGCGACCTCGTCTACGAGGACTACGACGCCGTCGAGGCGGACTTCCTCAGCGGCGAGCTCCACCCGGCCGACCTGAAGCCGTCCGCGGCGGCTGCCATCTCCGACGTCATCGATCCGGTCCGCGAGCGACTGGCCGACGAGACGGACCTGCTGGCCGAAGCGTACCCGGAGACGTACGGCGAATAG
- a CDS encoding halocyanin domain-containing protein: MPLFDCPETTIALQCDSPPVLRVRTGTTVVWEWTGNDGGHNVAFDDADIESDDVSPEQGRTFEHTFDAAGTYRYYCAPHHALGMRGAIIVEE; encoded by the coding sequence GTGCCCCTTTTCGACTGCCCGGAGACAACCATTGCCCTGCAATGCGACTCCCCACCTGTCCTCCGCGTCCGGACGGGGACGACCGTCGTCTGGGAGTGGACCGGGAACGACGGGGGGCACAACGTGGCGTTCGATGACGCCGATATCGAATCAGACGACGTGAGTCCAGAGCAGGGACGCACCTTCGAGCACACGTTCGACGCGGCTGGGACGTATCGCTACTACTGTGCCCCGCATCACGCCCTCGGGATGCGTGGGGCGATTATCGTCGAGGAATAA
- a CDS encoding D-2-hydroxyacid dehydrogenase translates to MTDILVLRHNIHGIPISRYVDALRDRLPDYDIDVARTPAAGREMVGDATVLTGVELPDELLARADSLELYASIYAGYDHLPLSELAEHDIALTTASGVHGPNIAEHVIGNWLAFARGFLTAREQQADHVWQSFPSTDFAGSTVCIVGLGAIGQAIVDRLGGFDVDTVGVRYSPEKGGSTDDVYGFDEIHEAVVDAEYIGIACPLTDATRHLFDEAVFDTLRPSAVISNVARGPVVETPALVDALQHNNIAGAALDVTDPEPLPNDHPLWDFDNVLITPHNAGHTESYFERLADIVAENIRRHEETGGWEGLRNQVDL, encoded by the coding sequence ATGACAGACATCCTGGTGTTGCGGCACAACATCCACGGTATCCCGATTTCGCGCTACGTCGACGCGCTCAGGGACCGGTTGCCGGACTACGATATCGACGTCGCGCGAACACCTGCAGCGGGCCGTGAGATGGTCGGCGATGCGACGGTGCTGACCGGTGTCGAACTCCCGGACGAACTGTTAGCGCGGGCCGACTCGCTCGAACTGTACGCGAGCATCTACGCGGGATACGACCACCTCCCGCTGTCTGAACTGGCCGAACACGACATCGCGCTGACGACGGCGTCGGGCGTTCACGGCCCGAACATCGCCGAGCACGTCATCGGGAACTGGCTTGCGTTCGCCCGTGGCTTCCTCACTGCCCGGGAGCAGCAGGCGGACCACGTCTGGCAGTCGTTCCCCTCGACGGACTTCGCGGGGAGCACCGTCTGCATCGTCGGCCTCGGTGCCATCGGCCAGGCTATCGTCGACCGCCTCGGCGGGTTCGACGTCGACACCGTCGGTGTGCGCTACTCGCCGGAGAAAGGGGGGTCGACCGACGACGTGTACGGGTTCGACGAGATTCACGAGGCGGTCGTCGACGCTGAGTACATCGGTATCGCGTGCCCGCTGACCGACGCGACACGCCATCTATTCGACGAGGCCGTCTTCGATACGCTCCGCCCGTCTGCCGTCATCTCGAACGTCGCTCGCGGCCCCGTCGTGGAGACGCCGGCACTGGTCGACGCGCTCCAGCACAACAACATCGCCGGGGCGGCCCTCGACGTCACCGACCCCGAACCGCTGCCGAACGACCATCCCCTCTGGGACTTCGACAACGTCCTCATCACGCCGCACAACGCGGGCCACACCGAATCGTACTTCGAGCGGCTCGCCGACATCGTCGCCGAGAACATCCGCCGTCACGAGGAGACTGGGGGCTGGGAAGGGCTTCGGAACCAGGTCGACCTCTGA
- a CDS encoding twin-arginine translocase TatA/TatE family subunit, which translates to MPGTTEMMVILLIAVLLFGANKIPKLARSTGEAMGEFQKGREEVEQELEEMRTGATGEAESEAAEPSTETEPSAEAESTVDSETETEK; encoded by the coding sequence ATGCCGGGGACGACGGAGATGATGGTCATCCTCCTCATCGCCGTCCTCCTGTTCGGAGCGAACAAGATACCGAAACTCGCACGCTCGACGGGCGAGGCGATGGGCGAGTTCCAGAAAGGGCGCGAAGAAGTCGAGCAGGAACTCGAAGAGATGCGCACGGGCGCCACCGGCGAAGCCGAGAGTGAGGCCGCCGAGCCGAGCACCGAAACCGAGCCAAGCGCCGAAGCCGAGTCGACTGTCGACTCCGAGACAGAGACCGAGAAGTAA
- a CDS encoding cryptochrome/photolyase family protein produces the protein MTVWLRGDHLVRRRGPLADRPDDRVLLVESESFGRKLPYHPHKLTLVFSAMRHFRDELREAGRRVEYYSVGSFREGLEAYFEAYPGETLVTPSPPTPSERTRLEAMVESAGGSVEFVADERFCCSRAMFDEWAGDADGYRHEDFYRFLRRETGYLMADGEPVGGSWNYDEENRETPPDDWTAPEPPNFEPDELTRDTAAWVRETFAGGYDAEPYGGDWADPETFRWPVTRRQAVRALDDFVENRLTEFGPYQDAMRRSEWAMGHSLLSTSLNLGLLGPAEVIKRAIAAYEDGDAPLYSVEGFVRQILGWREFLRHVYRREMPALAEANQLGADEDLPAFYWTGDTEMACLSDVVDGVRRRGYSHHIERLMLLSNFGLVYGVEPRQLNRWFHAGYVDAFHWVTTPNVVEMGLFGAGVFATKPYAASANYVDRMSDYCSGCPYDKTKATGEGACPFNALYWEFLDRNENRLRSNHRMGLVYNHLDNKDDGERAAIRERADDVRSKAERGDL, from the coding sequence GTGACCGTCTGGCTTCGCGGTGACCACCTCGTGCGACGGCGCGGCCCGCTCGCAGACCGGCCGGACGACCGGGTCCTGCTGGTGGAGTCGGAATCGTTCGGACGGAAGCTCCCCTACCACCCCCACAAGCTCACGCTGGTGTTCAGCGCGATGCGGCACTTCCGCGACGAGCTGCGCGAGGCCGGCCGACGTGTCGAGTACTACTCGGTCGGAAGCTTCAGGGAAGGCCTGGAAGCGTACTTCGAGGCGTATCCTGGGGAGACACTGGTGACCCCGTCGCCACCGACGCCGAGTGAACGAACGCGGCTCGAAGCGATGGTCGAGTCGGCAGGTGGGTCCGTCGAGTTCGTCGCCGACGAGCGGTTCTGCTGTTCGCGCGCTATGTTCGACGAGTGGGCCGGCGACGCAGACGGATACCGGCACGAGGATTTCTACCGGTTTCTCCGCCGCGAGACTGGCTATCTGATGGCCGACGGCGAACCAGTCGGCGGGTCGTGGAACTACGACGAGGAGAACCGAGAGACGCCGCCGGACGACTGGACGGCCCCGGAACCACCGAACTTCGAGCCTGACGAGTTGACCCGCGACACCGCAGCGTGGGTCAGAGAGACGTTCGCCGGCGGGTACGACGCGGAACCCTACGGCGGAGACTGGGCCGACCCGGAGACGTTCAGGTGGCCGGTGACGCGTCGGCAGGCCGTCCGTGCGCTCGACGACTTCGTCGAGAACCGGCTGACCGAGTTCGGCCCGTACCAAGACGCGATGCGCCGGTCGGAGTGGGCGATGGGCCACAGCCTCTTGTCGACGTCGCTCAATCTCGGCCTGCTCGGTCCGGCAGAGGTCATCAAGCGGGCGATTGCCGCCTACGAGGACGGCGACGCGCCACTCTACAGCGTCGAGGGCTTCGTCAGACAGATACTCGGCTGGCGCGAGTTCCTCCGCCACGTCTATCGTCGGGAGATGCCCGCGCTCGCCGAGGCGAACCAGCTCGGCGCCGACGAGGACCTGCCGGCGTTCTACTGGACCGGCGACACGGAGATGGCGTGCCTGTCAGACGTCGTGGACGGTGTGCGGAGACGCGGCTACTCCCACCACATCGAGCGCCTGATGCTCCTCTCGAACTTCGGGCTCGTCTACGGCGTCGAACCGCGGCAGCTCAACCGCTGGTTCCACGCGGGGTACGTCGACGCCTTCCACTGGGTGACGACGCCGAACGTCGTCGAGATGGGGCTGTTCGGTGCCGGCGTCTTCGCGACGAAACCCTACGCCGCCTCGGCCAACTACGTCGACAGGATGAGCGACTACTGTTCGGGGTGTCCCTACGACAAGACGAAGGCGACCGGCGAGGGTGCGTGTCCGTTCAACGCGCTGTACTGGGAGTTCCTCGACCGCAACGAGAACCGACTCCGGTCGAACCACCGGATGGGGCTCGTCTACAATCACCTCGACAACAAGGACGACGGGGAACGAGCGGCAATCCGTGAGCGCGCCGACGACGTCCGGTCGAAGGCCGAACGCGGGGACCTCTAG
- a CDS encoding NAD(P)/FAD-dependent oxidoreductase: protein MEDVDVAIVGGGPAGSSAARAAADHDADAVVLEKGVPRADRERLGPDSTDAAGLLDYWLDIMEFDPGEFPDDVVLSELEGAKFYGPDSELALTETGIDATYDGFGFTFHRARFDDWLRERALEAGAEYRTGVSVTGVETDLTSSPRHTVTLAKGEDIRADAVVLADGPQRTVTSGTLDQFLPEDRSMSEILPSTSANHIAYQEHRRMPEELFDPEFIEFWWGIMPGHTAYPWIFPNDPPVARIGLTMPIGLDIDNYDVAEWDLLRPEDEGIPRGSEYVERLLERQFPEYDLTDFPLVEDRGKSKGTETYPISSTRPIESPCRAGIAVTGGAMGGTSAFHEGGDHVAVRTGKIAGQLAAQGRLERYNEEWHAAIGDEVLRNVTFADIVRDWGPSDWDRAFTTANDLMDARGIKADAALKGGYYGLKMVLTYKWNKFGYRNGRYVQLRESDYTI, encoded by the coding sequence ATGGAAGACGTAGACGTCGCTATCGTCGGGGGCGGTCCGGCCGGGTCTTCGGCGGCCAGAGCCGCGGCCGACCACGACGCCGACGCAGTGGTCCTGGAGAAGGGGGTCCCCAGGGCCGACCGCGAACGCCTGGGGCCAGATTCGACGGACGCTGCCGGATTGCTCGATTACTGGCTCGACATCATGGAGTTCGACCCGGGCGAGTTCCCGGACGACGTCGTGTTGAGCGAACTCGAAGGCGCGAAGTTTTACGGTCCCGACAGCGAGCTCGCGCTGACCGAAACGGGCATCGACGCGACGTACGACGGGTTCGGGTTCACGTTCCACCGCGCGAGGTTCGACGACTGGCTCCGGGAGCGGGCCCTCGAGGCAGGCGCGGAGTACCGCACCGGGGTCAGTGTCACCGGCGTCGAGACGGACCTCACGAGCTCCCCCCGACACACCGTCACGCTCGCGAAGGGCGAGGACATCCGGGCCGACGCCGTCGTGCTGGCCGACGGACCCCAACGGACCGTTACGAGCGGCACGCTCGACCAGTTCCTCCCCGAGGACCGCTCGATGTCCGAGATTCTGCCCTCGACGTCGGCTAACCACATCGCCTACCAGGAACACCGGCGGATGCCGGAGGAGCTGTTCGACCCCGAGTTCATCGAGTTCTGGTGGGGCATCATGCCCGGCCACACGGCGTACCCCTGGATATTCCCGAACGACCCGCCAGTCGCCCGCATCGGCCTGACGATGCCCATAGGCCTCGATATCGACAACTACGACGTGGCCGAGTGGGACCTGCTCCGGCCGGAGGACGAGGGTATCCCACGCGGGAGCGAGTACGTCGAACGCCTCCTCGAACGGCAGTTCCCCGAGTACGACCTGACCGACTTCCCGCTCGTGGAAGACCGGGGCAAGTCGAAGGGCACCGAGACCTACCCCATCTCCTCGACGCGGCCTATCGAATCCCCCTGTCGAGCGGGCATCGCCGTCACCGGTGGCGCGATGGGTGGGACCTCCGCGTTCCACGAGGGTGGTGACCACGTCGCCGTCAGGACCGGGAAGATCGCCGGGCAACTCGCCGCACAGGGGCGTCTCGAGCGGTACAACGAGGAGTGGCACGCTGCCATCGGCGACGAGGTGCTCCGGAACGTCACCTTCGCCGACATCGTCCGCGATTGGGGCCCGTCGGACTGGGACCGCGCCTTCACAACCGCCAACGATCTCATGGACGCACGCGGCATCAAAGCCGACGCAGCGCTCAAAGGCGGCTACTACGGACTGAAGATGGTCCTGACCTACAAGTGGAACAAGTTCGGCTACCGGAACGGTCGATACGTCCAGTTGCGCGAGTCCGACTACACGATCTGA
- the asd gene encoding aspartate-semialdehyde dehydrogenase → MSVRVGVLGATGAVGQRLIQLLDPHPEFEIAALTASEASAGKTYKEAAKWRVNSPIPADVAQIEVGATTPDDVPDDVDLIFSSLPSSVGAEVEPEFCEAGYVVSSNSSNGRMDPDVPLTIPEINADHVDLIEVQRDERGWDGALLKNPNCSTITMVPPLAALDKAFGLTDVNVSTLQAVSGAGYSGVTSMEIIDNAIPHIGGEEEKMETESRKLLGSFDGAEVDLHDMDVAASCNRIATLDGHLENVWADTAEDVTPADAVDAMAEVTGVDLPSSPEQLITVFEEPDRPQPRLDRNIENGMGVAVGGFKETTKGVQFNCLAHNTMRGAAGASVLNGELLQQRGYL, encoded by the coding sequence ATGTCTGTACGCGTAGGCGTTCTCGGCGCGACCGGTGCAGTGGGACAACGACTCATCCAGCTGCTCGACCCACATCCCGAGTTCGAGATCGCCGCACTGACCGCCAGCGAAGCGAGTGCCGGAAAGACCTACAAGGAGGCCGCCAAGTGGCGCGTCAACTCCCCGATTCCAGCGGACGTCGCGCAGATCGAAGTCGGCGCGACGACGCCCGATGACGTCCCCGACGACGTCGACCTCATCTTCTCGTCGCTCCCCTCGAGCGTCGGCGCCGAGGTCGAACCCGAGTTCTGCGAGGCCGGCTACGTCGTCTCCTCGAACTCCTCGAACGGTCGGATGGACCCGGACGTCCCGCTCACCATCCCGGAGATCAACGCCGACCACGTCGACCTCATCGAGGTCCAGCGCGACGAGCGCGGGTGGGACGGCGCACTGCTGAAGAACCCCAACTGCTCGACCATCACGATGGTCCCGCCGCTGGCCGCGCTGGATAAGGCGTTCGGACTGACCGACGTCAACGTCTCGACCCTGCAGGCCGTCTCCGGCGCGGGCTACTCGGGCGTTACGTCGATGGAGATCATCGACAACGCCATCCCGCATATCGGCGGCGAGGAGGAGAAGATGGAGACCGAGTCCCGAAAGCTGCTGGGCTCGTTCGACGGCGCGGAGGTCGACCTCCACGATATGGACGTCGCGGCCTCGTGTAACCGCATCGCGACGCTCGACGGCCACCTGGAGAACGTGTGGGCCGACACGGCCGAAGATGTCACCCCGGCGGACGCCGTTGACGCGATGGCCGAGGTCACCGGGGTCGACCTCCCGTCCTCACCGGAACAGCTCATCACCGTCTTCGAGGAACCCGACCGACCCCAGCCTCGACTCGACCGGAACATCGAGAACGGGATGGGTGTCGCCGTTGGTGGGTTCAAAGAGACGACGAAGGGTGTCCAGTTCAACTGCCTCGCGCACAACACGATGCGCGGTGCGGCCGGTGCGAGCGTCCTGAACGGCGAACTCCTCCAGCAGCGCGGGTACCTGTAA
- a CDS encoding HD domain-containing protein: MSSDDATHGGRHYDENAPHAFPDERVNAVLHSIAESETIATYLDAQNVNPVTRMRYNDHGAKHIDIVRHRALCLYDLLKGGGVEFNGASDQRLEEADEAVIIALAATLHDIGHVVHRDSHPYYSIPLAADVLDEFLPEFYDVADAIRVKGEVLHAILCHHTEETPLTLEAGVVRVADALDMERGRSRIPYESGGRGINTVSSQAIERVELSAGDEFPVLVEIAMNNAAGVYQVDNLLKAKLNQSGLENQVRIVAINSHENGDQIVERIEL, translated from the coding sequence ATGAGCAGCGACGATGCCACGCACGGCGGTCGGCACTACGACGAGAACGCACCGCACGCGTTCCCCGACGAGCGCGTGAACGCGGTCTTACACTCCATTGCGGAGAGTGAGACCATCGCGACCTACCTGGACGCACAGAACGTCAATCCGGTCACCCGGATGCGCTACAACGACCACGGCGCGAAACACATCGACATCGTCCGTCACAGGGCGCTCTGCCTGTACGATCTGCTCAAAGGAGGCGGCGTCGAGTTCAACGGCGCCAGCGACCAGAGACTCGAGGAGGCTGACGAAGCCGTCATCATCGCCCTCGCGGCCACACTGCACGACATCGGCCACGTCGTGCACCGCGACTCCCACCCGTACTACTCCATCCCGCTCGCGGCCGACGTCCTCGACGAGTTCCTCCCCGAGTTCTACGACGTCGCCGACGCGATTCGCGTCAAAGGCGAGGTGCTCCACGCCATCCTCTGTCACCACACCGAGGAGACTCCCCTGACCCTCGAAGCCGGCGTGGTCCGCGTCGCCGACGCGCTGGACATGGAGCGCGGCCGCTCCCGGATTCCCTACGAGAGCGGCGGTCGTGGCATCAACACCGTCTCCAGCCAGGCCATCGAACGGGTCGAGCTGAGTGCCGGAGACGAGTTCCCGGTGCTGGTCGAGATCGCGATGAACAACGCGGCCGGCGTCTACCAGGTCGACAACCTCCTGAAGGCGAAGCTGAACCAGTCCGGGCTCGAGAACCAGGTCCGAATCGTGGCTATCAACAGCCACGAGAACGGCGACCAGATCGTCGAACGCATCGAGCTCTGA